A single region of the Drosophila takahashii strain IR98-3 E-12201 chromosome 2R, DtakHiC1v2, whole genome shotgun sequence genome encodes:
- the ATP8A gene encoding probable phospholipid-transporting ATPase IA isoform X2 encodes MADSGKNERDGHNGAGSDRSHAQNGRNGHSQGHPTASQVTFGAQSLWPSIRSWIGGGVRRMRSQVLRRTATTGPEVAPPGEGGAPPSGSRPEDSDQAAPSRIVPGVTETDGSNPHRRLNEPVTGGSRLSLKNLLKKTGLGRKKRKDDEDFTSSAGYDADDGERRVINLNGPQPTKYCNNRITTAKYSFISFLPAFLFEQFRRYSNCFFLLIAILQQIPEVSPTGRYTTLVPLMFILSVSAIKEIIEDIKRHRADNEINHRLIERLDSGAWHTVRWSELTVGDIIKVGINSFFPADLILLSSSEPQAMCFIETANLDGETNLKIRQALPATAELLETKDLQRLEGRIECELPNRHLYEFNGVLKETGKQPAALGNDQVLQRGAILRNTAWVFGIVVYSGQETKLMKNSTSAPLKRSTVDKLTNTQILMLFMILISLCIISGLCNLFWTREHSETDWYLGLTDFKTKSLGYNLLTFFILYNNLIPISLQVTLELVRFLQAIFINYDIEMYHEQSNTPAMARTSNLNEELGMVKYIFSDKTGTLTQNVMEFKKCSIAGYVYTPERTPEESQLVQNILSRHQTAAVIEEFLVLLSVCHTVIPERKDDGSMIYHAASPDERALVEGAQRFGYIFDTRTPKYVEINALGVRKRYEVLNVLEFTSTRKRMSLIVRTPDNKIKLFCKGADTVIYERLAPQGQAFREQTLRHLEEFASDGLRTLCLAVADIRQDVYEEWSQTFDKASVALQNRESKLEDAANLIENNLRLLGATAIEDRLQDGVPETIASLLDAGIYIWVLTGDKQETAINIGYSCRLISHSMDIIILNEESLDATREVIHRHYGEFKSSSAKDVNVALVIDGTTLKYALSCDLRNDFQDLCLLCRVVICCRVSPMQKAEVVEMVTQSTNAVTLAIGDGANDVAMIQKANVGIGISGVEGLQAACASDYSIAQFRYLQRLLLVHGAWNYARISKLILYSFYKNVCLYVIELWFALYSGWSGQILFERWTIGLYNVVFTAMPPFAMGLFEKFCTAETMLRYPMLYKTSQNAKLFNVKVFWIWIFNALLHSVFLFWLPLAAYTGEVIWGDGKTSDYLMMGNLVYTYVIVTVCLKAGLITNSWTWLTHLAIWGSIVLWFSFLLIYSHVWPTFKFASNFRGMDIQLLSTPVFYFCLMLVPITTLLIDVICKLVHNTVFKTLTEAVRETEIRRSDISEVMNEPRSSFTETARLLRNVFTRRANTRVETDLELSHGYAFSQEEGGAVPQSIIIRAYDTNLPKPEGN; translated from the exons ATGGCGGACTCCGGCAAAAACGAGAGGGACGGACACAATGGAGCGGGCAGCGACCGCAGCCACGCCCAGAATGGGCGCAACGGACACAGTCAAGGACATCCGACCGCCAGCCAAGTCACCTTCGGCGCCCAGAGCCTGTGGCCAAGTATCCGGAGCTGGATCGGCGGTGGTGTGCGGCGGATGAGGAGCCAGGTGCTTCGGCGGACCGCCACCACGGGTCCAGAGGTGGCTCCGCCCGGTGAAGGAGGCGCACCTCCATCTGGGTCACGGCCGGAGGACAGCGATCAGGCTGCCCCATCCAGGATCGTGCCTGGGGTCACAGAGACTGACGGCAGCAATCCGCATCGAAGGCTGAACGAACCAGTGACCGGGGGCAGCAGGCTGTCACTGAAAAATCTTCTAAAGAAAACCGGACTCGGAaggaaaaaacgaaaag ATGATGAGGACTTCACCTCGTCCGCGGGGTACGATGCAGATGATGGGGAGAGGCGTGTCATAAACCTAAATGGGCCACAGCCCACTAAATACTGTAATAATCGCATAACGACGGCAAAATATAG TTTCATTAGCTTTTTGCCCGCGTTCCTGTTCGAGCAGTTTCGGCGGTATTCGAACTGTTTTTTCCTGCTAATCGCCATACTGCAACAGATCCCGGAGGTATCGCCCACGGGTCGTTACACCACCCTAGTGCCACTGATGTTCATCCTCTCGGTGAGCGCCATCAAGGAGATAATTGAGGATATT aaacgACATCGTGCTGATAATGAGATTAATCATCGATTGATCGAACGCCTGGACAGTGGCGCCTGGCACACAGTTCGTTGGTCGGAGCTCACAGTGGGCGACATCATAAAAGTGGGTATCAATTCCTTCTTCCCCGCCGATCTGATACTCCTCTCGTCCAG TGAACCGCAGGCCATGTGCTTCATAGAGACGGCCAATCTGGATGGCGAGACGAACCTGAAGATCCGGCAGGCACTGCCCGCCACCGCCGAACTGCTGGAGACGAAGGATCTGCAGCGACTGGAGGGCAGGATCGAGTGCGAGCTGCCCAACCGGCATTTATACGAGTTCAACGGGGTGCTCAAGGAGACCGGCAAGCA GCCAGCTGCTTTGGGCAATGATCAGGTACTGCAACGCGGTGCCATCCTGCGGAACACCGCCTGGGTGTTCGGGATCGTGGTCTACTCGGGCCAGGAGACGAAGCTGATGAAGAACTCCACCTCGGCGCCACTGAAACGCTCCACCGTCGACAAGCTGACCAACACCCAGATCCTCATGCTCTTCATGATCCTCATCTCGCTGTGCATCATCAGCGGCCTATGCAATCTGTTCTGGACGCGGGAGCACTCGGAAACGGACTGGTACCTGGGCCTCACCGACTTCAAGACCAAGAGCCTCGGCTACAACCTGCTGACCTTCTTCATTCTGTACAACAACCTGATCCCCATCTCGCTGCAGGTGACCCTTGAGCTGGTGCGCTTCCTGCAGGCGATCTTTATCAACTACGACATCGAGATGTACCACGAGCAGTCCAACACGCCGGCCATGGCCCGCACCTCGAACCTGAACGAGGAGCTGGGCATGGTGAAGTACATATTCTCGGACAAGACGGGCACCCTCACGCAGAACGTGATGGAGTTCAAGAAGTGCTCCATCGCGGGCTATGTCTATACGCCGGAGCGCACGCCGGAGGAGTCGCAGCTGGTGCAGAACATCCTCAGTCGCCATCAGACGGCCGCCGTGATCGAGGAGTTCCTGGTCCTGCTGTCCGTGTGCCACACGGTCATTCCCGAGCGCAAGGACGACGGCTCTATGATCTACCACGCCGCCAGTCCCGATGAGCGGGCTCTGGTGGAGGGAGCCCAGAGATTCGGATATATCTTCGATACGCGCACCCCCAAGTACGTGGAGATAAATGCTTTGGGCGTCCGGAAGCGGTACGAAGTGCTGAATGTCCTGGAGTTCACGTCGACGCGCAAGCGCATGTCCTTGATTGTTCGCACGCCGGACAACAAGATCAAGCTGTTCTGCAAGGGAGCGGACACGGTGATCTACGAGCGTTTGGCCCCGCAGGGTCAAGCCTTCCGCGAACAGACGCTGCGTCACCTAGAGGAGTTCGCCTCGGATGGTCTGAGGACGCTCTGCCTGGCGGTGGCCGACATCCGGCAGGATGTGTACGAGGAGTGGAGCCAGACCTTCGACAAGGCCTCGGTGGCCCTGCAGAACCGGGAGAGCAAGCTGGAGGATGCGGCCAATCTGATTGAGAACAACCTGCGCCTGCTGGGCGCCACGGCCATCGAGGATCGCCTGCAGGATGGCGTGCCTGAGACCATCGCCTCTCTGCTGGACGCTGGCATCTACATTTGGGTGCTCACCGGCGACAAGCAGGAGACGGCCATCAACATTGGCTACTCCTGCCGCCTGATCAGCCACTCCATGGACATCATAATCCTCAACGAGGAGAGCCTCGAT gCCACCCGTGAGGTGATCCATCGTCACTATGGAGAGTTCAAGAGTTCGTCGGCCAAGGACGTGAATGTGGCCCTCGTCATCGATGGCACCACTCTGAAGTACGCGCTCAGCTGTGACCTGCGCAACGATTTCCAGGATCTCTGCCTCCTGTGCCGCGTGGTCATCTGCTGTAGGGTTTCACCCATGCAAAAGGCCGAGGTGGTCGAGATGGTCACCCAGAGTACGAACGCGGTTACCCTGGCCATTGGCGATGGGGCCAACGATGTGGCCATGATCCAGAAGGCGAACGTGGGCATAGGTATATCCGGAGTGGAGGGTCTTCAGGCGGCCTGCGCCTCGGACTACTCCATCGCCCAGTTTCGCTACCTGCAGCGCTTGCTGTTGGTCCACGGCGCTTGGAACTACGCGAGGATCTCCAAGCTGATCCTGTACAGCTTCTACAAGAACGTGTGCCTGTACGTGATCGAACTGTGGTTCGCCCTCTACTCCGGCTGGTCGGGTCAGATCCTGTTCGAGCGCTGGACCATCGGCCTGTACAACGTGGTCTTCACGGCCATGCCGCCGTTCGCCATGGGACTGTTCGAGAAGTTCTGCACGGCGGAGACGATGCTCCGGTATCCGATGCTCTACAAAACATCGCAGAACGCCAAACTCTTCAATGTGAAGGTCTTCTGGATCTGGATATTCAATGCCCTGCTGCACTCGGTGTTCCTCTTCTGGCTGCCGCTGGCCGCCTACACGGGCGAGGTGATCTGGGGCGATGGCAAGACCAGTGATTACCTGATGATGGGCAACCTGGTCTACACG TATGTGATCGTGACCGTTTGCCTGAAGGCCGGACTCATAACGAACTCGTGGACCTGGCTGACCCACCTGGCCATTTGGGGCTCCATAGTGCTGTGGTTCAGCTTCCTGCTGATCTACAGCCATGTGTGGCCGACGTTCAAGTTTGCCAGCAACTTCCGCGGCATGGACATCCAGTTGCTATCGACGCCGGTTTTCTACTTCTGTCTGATGCTGGTGCCCATAACCACGCTGCTGATCGATGTGATCTGTAAACT GGTGCACAACACCGTCTTTAAGACTCTGACAGAGGCCGTTCGCGAGACGGAGATTCGACGCAGCGACATCTCCGAAGTGATGAACGAGCCGCGATCTTC ATTCACGGAAACGGCCCGGCTGCTACGTAATGTCTTTACCCGTCGTGCCAACACGAGAGTCGAAACGGATCTCGAGCTATCGC ATGGATATGCATTTTCCCAGGAGGAGGGCGGAGCTGTGCCGCAGTCTATCATTATACGTGCCTATGATACGAATCTGCCAAAGCCCGAGGGAAACTAA
- the ATP8A gene encoding probable phospholipid-transporting ATPase IA isoform X6 gives MDFRNVYKALRIRWSHDEDFTSSAGYDADDGERRVINLNGPQPTKYCNNRITTAKYSFISFLPAFLFEQFRRYSNCFFLLIAILQQIPEVSPTGRYTTLVPLMFILSVSAIKEIIEDIKRHRADNEINHRLIERLDSGAWHTVRWSELTVGDIIKVGINSFFPADLILLSSSEPQAMCFIETANLDGETNLKIRQALPATAELLETKDLQRLEGRIECELPNRHLYEFNGVLKETGKQPAALGNDQVLQRGAILRNTAWVFGIVVYSGQETKLMKNSTSAPLKRSTVDKLTNTQILMLFMILISLCIISGLCNLFWTREHSETDWYLGLTDFKTKSLGYNLLTFFILYNNLIPISLQVTLELVRFLQAIFINYDIEMYHEQSNTPAMARTSNLNEELGMVKYIFSDKTGTLTQNVMEFKKCSIAGYVYTPERTPEESQLVQNILSRHQTAAVIEEFLVLLSVCHTVIPERKDDGSMIYHAASPDERALVEGAQRFGYIFDTRTPKYVEINALGVRKRYEVLNVLEFTSTRKRMSLIVRTPDNKIKLFCKGADTVIYERLAPQGQAFREQTLRHLEEFASDGLRTLCLAVADIRQDVYEEWSQTFDKASVALQNRESKLEDAANLIENNLRLLGATAIEDRLQDGVPETIASLLDAGIYIWVLTGDKQETAINIGYSCRLISHSMDIIILNEESLDATREVIHRHYGEFKSSSAKDVNVALVIDGTTLKYALSCDLRNDFQDLCLLCRVVICCRVSPMQKAEVVEMVTQSTNAVTLAIGDGANDVAMIQKANVGIGISGVEGLQAACASDYSIAQFRYLQRLLLVHGAWNYARISKLILYSFYKNVCLYVIELWFALYSGWSGQILFERWTIGLYNVVFTAMPPFAMGLFEKFCTAETMLRYPMLYKTSQNAKLFNVKVFWIWIFNALLHSVFLFWLPLAAYTGEVIWGDGKTSDYLMMGNLVYTYVIVTVCLKAGLITNSWTWLTHLAIWGSIVLWFSFLLIYSHVWPTFKFASNFRGMDIQLLSTPVFYFCLMLVPITTLLIDVICKLVHNTVFKTLTEAVRETEIRRSDISEVMNEPRSSDSGFGYALGKLIRSSHALISHDQRANLESRSSVESANLRVENLELEVDTEQQQRSRQRQKWRGGQMQSARRSSGGGGSPTTATLHM, from the exons ATGGACTTTCGTAACGTCTACAAAGCGCTGCGCATCCGTTGGAGTC ATGATGAGGACTTCACCTCGTCCGCGGGGTACGATGCAGATGATGGGGAGAGGCGTGTCATAAACCTAAATGGGCCACAGCCCACTAAATACTGTAATAATCGCATAACGACGGCAAAATATAG TTTCATTAGCTTTTTGCCCGCGTTCCTGTTCGAGCAGTTTCGGCGGTATTCGAACTGTTTTTTCCTGCTAATCGCCATACTGCAACAGATCCCGGAGGTATCGCCCACGGGTCGTTACACCACCCTAGTGCCACTGATGTTCATCCTCTCGGTGAGCGCCATCAAGGAGATAATTGAGGATATT aaacgACATCGTGCTGATAATGAGATTAATCATCGATTGATCGAACGCCTGGACAGTGGCGCCTGGCACACAGTTCGTTGGTCGGAGCTCACAGTGGGCGACATCATAAAAGTGGGTATCAATTCCTTCTTCCCCGCCGATCTGATACTCCTCTCGTCCAG TGAACCGCAGGCCATGTGCTTCATAGAGACGGCCAATCTGGATGGCGAGACGAACCTGAAGATCCGGCAGGCACTGCCCGCCACCGCCGAACTGCTGGAGACGAAGGATCTGCAGCGACTGGAGGGCAGGATCGAGTGCGAGCTGCCCAACCGGCATTTATACGAGTTCAACGGGGTGCTCAAGGAGACCGGCAAGCA GCCAGCTGCTTTGGGCAATGATCAGGTACTGCAACGCGGTGCCATCCTGCGGAACACCGCCTGGGTGTTCGGGATCGTGGTCTACTCGGGCCAGGAGACGAAGCTGATGAAGAACTCCACCTCGGCGCCACTGAAACGCTCCACCGTCGACAAGCTGACCAACACCCAGATCCTCATGCTCTTCATGATCCTCATCTCGCTGTGCATCATCAGCGGCCTATGCAATCTGTTCTGGACGCGGGAGCACTCGGAAACGGACTGGTACCTGGGCCTCACCGACTTCAAGACCAAGAGCCTCGGCTACAACCTGCTGACCTTCTTCATTCTGTACAACAACCTGATCCCCATCTCGCTGCAGGTGACCCTTGAGCTGGTGCGCTTCCTGCAGGCGATCTTTATCAACTACGACATCGAGATGTACCACGAGCAGTCCAACACGCCGGCCATGGCCCGCACCTCGAACCTGAACGAGGAGCTGGGCATGGTGAAGTACATATTCTCGGACAAGACGGGCACCCTCACGCAGAACGTGATGGAGTTCAAGAAGTGCTCCATCGCGGGCTATGTCTATACGCCGGAGCGCACGCCGGAGGAGTCGCAGCTGGTGCAGAACATCCTCAGTCGCCATCAGACGGCCGCCGTGATCGAGGAGTTCCTGGTCCTGCTGTCCGTGTGCCACACGGTCATTCCCGAGCGCAAGGACGACGGCTCTATGATCTACCACGCCGCCAGTCCCGATGAGCGGGCTCTGGTGGAGGGAGCCCAGAGATTCGGATATATCTTCGATACGCGCACCCCCAAGTACGTGGAGATAAATGCTTTGGGCGTCCGGAAGCGGTACGAAGTGCTGAATGTCCTGGAGTTCACGTCGACGCGCAAGCGCATGTCCTTGATTGTTCGCACGCCGGACAACAAGATCAAGCTGTTCTGCAAGGGAGCGGACACGGTGATCTACGAGCGTTTGGCCCCGCAGGGTCAAGCCTTCCGCGAACAGACGCTGCGTCACCTAGAGGAGTTCGCCTCGGATGGTCTGAGGACGCTCTGCCTGGCGGTGGCCGACATCCGGCAGGATGTGTACGAGGAGTGGAGCCAGACCTTCGACAAGGCCTCGGTGGCCCTGCAGAACCGGGAGAGCAAGCTGGAGGATGCGGCCAATCTGATTGAGAACAACCTGCGCCTGCTGGGCGCCACGGCCATCGAGGATCGCCTGCAGGATGGCGTGCCTGAGACCATCGCCTCTCTGCTGGACGCTGGCATCTACATTTGGGTGCTCACCGGCGACAAGCAGGAGACGGCCATCAACATTGGCTACTCCTGCCGCCTGATCAGCCACTCCATGGACATCATAATCCTCAACGAGGAGAGCCTCGAT gCCACCCGTGAGGTGATCCATCGTCACTATGGAGAGTTCAAGAGTTCGTCGGCCAAGGACGTGAATGTGGCCCTCGTCATCGATGGCACCACTCTGAAGTACGCGCTCAGCTGTGACCTGCGCAACGATTTCCAGGATCTCTGCCTCCTGTGCCGCGTGGTCATCTGCTGTAGGGTTTCACCCATGCAAAAGGCCGAGGTGGTCGAGATGGTCACCCAGAGTACGAACGCGGTTACCCTGGCCATTGGCGATGGGGCCAACGATGTGGCCATGATCCAGAAGGCGAACGTGGGCATAGGTATATCCGGAGTGGAGGGTCTTCAGGCGGCCTGCGCCTCGGACTACTCCATCGCCCAGTTTCGCTACCTGCAGCGCTTGCTGTTGGTCCACGGCGCTTGGAACTACGCGAGGATCTCCAAGCTGATCCTGTACAGCTTCTACAAGAACGTGTGCCTGTACGTGATCGAACTGTGGTTCGCCCTCTACTCCGGCTGGTCGGGTCAGATCCTGTTCGAGCGCTGGACCATCGGCCTGTACAACGTGGTCTTCACGGCCATGCCGCCGTTCGCCATGGGACTGTTCGAGAAGTTCTGCACGGCGGAGACGATGCTCCGGTATCCGATGCTCTACAAAACATCGCAGAACGCCAAACTCTTCAATGTGAAGGTCTTCTGGATCTGGATATTCAATGCCCTGCTGCACTCGGTGTTCCTCTTCTGGCTGCCGCTGGCCGCCTACACGGGCGAGGTGATCTGGGGCGATGGCAAGACCAGTGATTACCTGATGATGGGCAACCTGGTCTACACG TATGTGATCGTGACCGTTTGCCTGAAGGCCGGACTCATAACGAACTCGTGGACCTGGCTGACCCACCTGGCCATTTGGGGCTCCATAGTGCTGTGGTTCAGCTTCCTGCTGATCTACAGCCATGTGTGGCCGACGTTCAAGTTTGCCAGCAACTTCCGCGGCATGGACATCCAGTTGCTATCGACGCCGGTTTTCTACTTCTGTCTGATGCTGGTGCCCATAACCACGCTGCTGATCGATGTGATCTGTAAACT GGTGCACAACACCGTCTTTAAGACTCTGACAGAGGCCGTTCGCGAGACGGAGATTCGACGCAGCGACATCTCCGAAGTGATGAACGAGCCGCGATCTTC TGACTCTGGTTTCGGATACGCCCTCGGCAAGTTGATACGATCCAGCCACGCCCTAATCTCGCACGATCAGCGCGCCAACCTGGAGTCGCGTTCCAGTGTGGAGTCGGCGAATCTGCGGGTGGAGAACCTGGAGCTGGAGGTGGAcacggagcagcagcagcgcagcCGGCAGCGGCAGAAGTGGCGGGGCGGCCAGATGCAGAGTGCCAGGAGAAgcagcggaggaggaggatcacCCACCACGGCCACTCTGCACATGTGA